A part of Periplaneta americana isolate PAMFEO1 chromosome 17, P.americana_PAMFEO1_priV1, whole genome shotgun sequence genomic DNA contains:
- the LOC138693444 gene encoding uncharacterized protein isoform X1 yields the protein MLQTIPAPMSTPASKITASTAYAGMNKDACQQGNSMIGEQLRGYQQPSLLFNVVPTAEDTDMNTSKMEQFPSASATPPSKLGPGVAKRKLFSSPHFSSSPRSNKLKMAALKAKVKRLEKKLQCL from the exons ATGCTTCAGACAATTCCTGCTCCTATGAGTACTCCAGCTTCAAAGATTACTGCTTCGACGGCATATGCCGGGATGAATAAAGATGCATGCCAACAAG GGAACAGTATGATTGGTGAACAGCTGAGGGGCTATCAGCAACCATCGCTCCTATTCAATGTGGTTCCCACAGCTGAAG ataCTGACATGAATACATCCAAGATGGAACAGTTTCCTTCAGCTTCAGCTACACCCCCTTCCAAACTTG gtcctggtgttgcaaaacgaaaacttttctcgagtcctcacttctcatcttcacccaggagcaacaaactaaaaatggcagctctgaaagcaaaggtgaagagactggagaaaaaattgcagtgtctttaa
- the LOC138693444 gene encoding uncharacterized protein isoform X2, with translation MLQTIPAPMSTPASKITASTAYAGMNKDACQQGNSMIGEQLRGYQQPSLLFNVVPTAEGPGVAKRKLFSSPHFSSSPRSNKLKMAALKAKVKRLEKKLQCL, from the exons ATGCTTCAGACAATTCCTGCTCCTATGAGTACTCCAGCTTCAAAGATTACTGCTTCGACGGCATATGCCGGGATGAATAAAGATGCATGCCAACAAG GGAACAGTATGATTGGTGAACAGCTGAGGGGCTATCAGCAACCATCGCTCCTATTCAATGTGGTTCCCACAGCTGAAG gtcctggtgttgcaaaacgaaaacttttctcgagtcctcacttctcatcttcacccaggagcaacaaactaaaaatggcagctctgaaagcaaaggtgaagagactggagaaaaaattgcagtgtctttaa